A window of the Rhodococcus sp. 4CII genome harbors these coding sequences:
- a CDS encoding TIGR03943 family putative permease subunit: MNRETANVLLLLVGGALVKIAVDGSYVRYVKPGLLPYLLAAALLIIVLGIAAIARDVRRGQAPDADDDSDGHRHGTRPYWMLLVPAAVILFVAPPALGASSVGSSTAQQTMGAPEKTAFPPLPDGPAPEVPLLEVIGRAARDSTGSLEHRRITTAGFVLATGHGGSARVDGGRDGLDLARVLIICCAADARTIRVHLDGNLGDIPEGTWLSVTGVVQTGSATAGTGYTPTLTVTHASRIPAPVNTYAY, from the coding sequence GTGAACCGCGAGACCGCGAACGTTCTGCTCCTGTTGGTCGGCGGGGCGCTGGTCAAGATCGCCGTCGACGGCAGCTACGTCCGCTACGTCAAACCCGGCCTGCTGCCGTATCTGCTGGCCGCCGCCCTGCTGATCATTGTCCTGGGAATCGCCGCGATTGCCCGCGATGTTCGCCGTGGGCAGGCGCCGGACGCAGACGATGACTCGGATGGGCACCGGCACGGCACCCGGCCCTACTGGATGCTGCTGGTGCCGGCCGCGGTGATCCTGTTCGTGGCACCGCCCGCGCTAGGGGCGTCGTCGGTGGGATCGTCGACGGCGCAGCAGACGATGGGGGCGCCGGAGAAGACGGCGTTTCCGCCGCTCCCGGACGGTCCCGCACCGGAAGTGCCGCTGCTCGAGGTCATCGGGCGGGCGGCCCGGGATTCGACCGGCAGCCTCGAGCACCGTCGGATCACCACCGCCGGGTTCGTGCTCGCCACCGGCCACGGCGGCTCCGCCCGGGTCGACGGCGGCCGTGACGGCCTGGACCTGGCCCGGGTGCTGATCATCTGCTGCGCCGCCGATGCCCGCACCATCCGGGTGCACCTCGACGGCAACCTCGGCGACATCCCCGAGGGGACCTGGCTGTCGGTCACCGGGGTCGTGCAGACCGGCTCCGCTACCGCCGGCACCGGCTACACACCCACCCTCACGGTCACGCACGCGTCCCGCATCCCGGCCCCGGTCAACACCTACGCGTACTGA
- a CDS encoding WhiB family transcriptional regulator — protein MRARCRGTDTGTFFSPTGESRTARDRRENAAKKLCAQCTVMRPCRDYALATGEAYGVWGGMTERERRRAAAQRPTRRSEQQ, from the coding sequence ATGCGCGCTCGGTGCCGCGGCACCGACACCGGGACGTTCTTCTCGCCCACCGGCGAGAGCCGCACGGCACGGGATCGGCGCGAGAATGCGGCGAAAAAGCTGTGCGCCCAGTGCACGGTGATGCGGCCCTGTCGTGACTACGCACTCGCAACGGGCGAGGCGTACGGCGTGTGGGGCGGGATGACGGAGCGCGAGCGCAGGCGCGCGGCAGCCCAGAGGCCGACGAGGCGCAGTGAGCAACAGTAG
- a CDS encoding DUF1490 family protein, producing the protein MLHALVVKAASTVVTGAVGVAAYEGVKKLVGKAPLRGAAVTATAWGLRGVRKAEEGAESARLSVSDVVAEAKERIGEEASLPTEPEPGHGHGHDHAH; encoded by the coding sequence ATGTTGCATGCGCTGGTGGTGAAGGCGGCGTCGACGGTCGTGACGGGCGCGGTCGGGGTGGCCGCGTACGAAGGGGTCAAGAAACTCGTCGGGAAGGCCCCGCTGCGGGGCGCCGCGGTGACGGCGACGGCCTGGGGTCTGCGCGGGGTCCGCAAGGCCGAAGAAGGCGCCGAGTCCGCCCGGCTCTCGGTCTCCGATGTCGTGGCCGAAGCCAAGGAGCGGATCGGTGAGGAGGCCTCCCTGCCCACCGAGCCCGAGCCCGGGCATGGGCATGGGCATGACCACGCCCACTGA
- the mrf gene encoding ribosome hibernation factor-recruiting GTPase MRF, whose translation MTIVVERVLVGETVDGRTPLILVSGWNGRTEDAARSLLRDGTVVVHHDLGLVREGVVRRTVTTLESGAPRERLGILELAHGCISCTLREDLLPLLRRLHTRSSVQRIVLHLDRRLEPEAVCWAVEHVAVSGVVGQIDGPASRDVRVDGVVTCLDAGSWLADATGDDALDDDRTVAQVAVGQVGFADALVVSGSAGDGWQQARLHAVLSRLAPGAPIDWGGDTLDIERLLLRIPADARRGEPMHTHSPLLRGQPPLSHDCGVMLVEFTATRPFHPERLHEAIDVLLEGVVTARGRIWVATQPDEALWFESAGGGLRVASADRWLAAMTPEEQGQVAVGRRAMAALCWDERFGDRHTSMVVLVHAADPTEIDRALQWALVTDDELADEDGWQSWPDPFGQFHEDPCESSESPYAETESREGHE comes from the coding sequence ATGACAATCGTTGTCGAAAGGGTGCTCGTGGGTGAGACAGTCGACGGCCGGACGCCGCTGATCCTGGTTTCCGGGTGGAACGGTCGCACCGAGGACGCGGCGCGGTCGCTGCTCCGCGACGGCACCGTTGTCGTGCATCACGACCTCGGCCTCGTCCGCGAAGGCGTCGTGCGCCGCACCGTCACCACGCTGGAGTCGGGGGCGCCGCGCGAGCGCCTCGGCATCCTCGAACTGGCGCACGGCTGCATCTCCTGCACGTTGCGCGAGGACCTTCTTCCGCTGCTCCGCCGCCTGCACACCCGCAGTTCGGTGCAGCGCATCGTGCTGCACCTCGACCGCAGGCTCGAACCCGAGGCGGTGTGCTGGGCGGTCGAGCACGTGGCGGTGTCCGGTGTGGTGGGGCAGATCGACGGCCCGGCGTCGCGGGACGTGCGCGTCGACGGCGTCGTCACCTGCCTCGACGCGGGATCGTGGCTGGCCGACGCCACCGGCGACGACGCGCTGGACGATGACCGCACCGTCGCTCAGGTCGCGGTCGGGCAGGTCGGGTTCGCCGACGCCCTGGTGGTGTCGGGTAGCGCAGGCGACGGCTGGCAGCAGGCCCGCCTCCACGCCGTCCTGTCCCGGCTCGCACCGGGCGCGCCGATCGACTGGGGCGGGGACACCCTCGATATCGAGCGGTTGCTGCTCCGCATCCCCGCCGACGCCCGACGCGGCGAACCGATGCACACCCATTCGCCGCTGCTGCGCGGGCAGCCGCCGCTGTCCCACGACTGCGGGGTGATGCTGGTCGAGTTCACCGCCACCCGGCCGTTCCACCCGGAGCGACTACACGAGGCGATCGACGTGCTGCTCGAGGGCGTCGTCACGGCTCGCGGACGGATATGGGTGGCGACCCAGCCGGACGAGGCGCTGTGGTTCGAGTCCGCCGGTGGGGGACTGCGGGTGGCGAGCGCCGACCGCTGGCTGGCCGCGATGACCCCGGAGGAACAGGGACAGGTCGCGGTCGGGCGGCGGGCGATGGCCGCGTTGTGCTGGGACGAGCGCTTCGGCGACCGGCACACGTCGATGGTGGTGCTGGTGCACGCGGCCGACCCCACCGAGATCGACCGCGCGCTGCAGTGGGCGCTCGTCACCGATGACGAACTCGCGGACGAGGACGGCTGGCAGTCGTGGCCCGACCCGTTCGGGCAGTTTCACGAAGATCCCTGCGAGAGCAGTGAATCACCCTATGCAGAAACCGAATCGAGAGAGGGACACGAATGA
- a CDS encoding type B 50S ribosomal protein L31, with amino-acid sequence MKPGIHPDYHPVVFQDASTGTAFLTRSTVTSDRTALWADGNTYPLVVVDVTSESHPFWTGAQRVMDTAGRVEKFERRYGVRKRP; translated from the coding sequence ATGAAACCAGGAATCCATCCCGACTACCACCCCGTGGTGTTCCAGGACGCGAGCACCGGAACGGCGTTTCTCACGCGGTCGACGGTGACGAGTGACCGCACCGCCCTGTGGGCGGACGGTAACACCTATCCGCTGGTGGTCGTGGACGTGACCAGCGAGTCGCACCCGTTCTGGACCGGCGCGCAGCGCGTGATGGACACCGCGGGCCGCGTCGAGAAGTTCGAACGCCGCTACGGAGTGCGCAAGCGCCCGTGA
- the rpmF gene encoding 50S ribosomal protein L32: protein MAVPKRRMSRSNTRSRRSQWKAQAPDLVEVTVGGATHRVPRRLVRAVKLGVVDPAGK from the coding sequence ATGGCAGTACCGAAACGCAGAATGTCGCGGTCCAATACCCGCAGCCGGAGATCGCAGTGGAAGGCCCAGGCGCCCGACCTCGTCGAGGTGACGGTGGGCGGCGCCACGCATCGCGTGCCGCGCCGGCTGGTGAGGGCCGTAAAGCTGGGAGTGGTGGACCCGGCCGGGAAGTGA
- a CDS encoding GTP-binding protein, with the protein MTVTRPPLPVTVLSGFLGAGKTTLLNHILANRDGRRVAVIVNDMSEVNIDAALVAGQGHLDRTQEKLVELTNGCICCTLREDLIEAVARLAEEDRFDQLVIESTGISEPMPVAATFDWEFEDGFSLGAVAALDTMVTVVDASTFLGELAKGQRLDERDLEAGEGDQRSISDLLVDQVEFADVILLNKTDLVSERAAGTVEAALRRLNPTAKLLRTRQGVVDLGEVLETGLYNPELAAQAPGWADELAGGHTPETEEYGIRSVTYRASRPFHPVRLEQALGQFTGLLRSKGFCWIASRPDLAAIWSQAGPNLVIEPAQLWTSTEETPGQEIVFIGVRLDPDGPARILDRALLTDDELAAGRTAWTRFEDPLPAWEPVHDH; encoded by the coding sequence ATGACTGTTACTCGGCCGCCTCTCCCGGTCACCGTCCTGTCCGGGTTTCTCGGAGCGGGCAAGACCACCCTGCTCAATCACATCCTCGCCAACCGGGACGGACGACGGGTCGCTGTCATCGTCAACGACATGAGCGAGGTCAACATCGACGCGGCGCTCGTCGCCGGGCAAGGCCACTTGGACCGGACGCAGGAAAAGTTGGTGGAGCTCACCAACGGCTGCATCTGCTGCACCCTGCGGGAGGACCTGATCGAGGCGGTCGCGAGGTTGGCGGAGGAGGACCGGTTCGACCAGCTCGTCATCGAGTCCACGGGGATTTCGGAGCCGATGCCCGTCGCGGCCACCTTCGACTGGGAGTTCGAGGACGGGTTCAGCCTCGGCGCGGTCGCGGCACTGGACACGATGGTGACGGTCGTGGATGCGTCGACGTTCCTCGGTGAGCTGGCAAAGGGGCAGCGCCTCGACGAGCGCGACCTCGAGGCCGGAGAGGGCGATCAGCGCAGCATCTCCGACCTTCTCGTGGACCAGGTGGAGTTCGCCGACGTCATCCTGTTGAACAAGACCGATTTGGTGAGCGAGCGCGCCGCGGGGACGGTGGAGGCGGCGCTGCGCAGGCTCAACCCAACCGCAAAGCTACTGCGAACCAGGCAAGGGGTGGTTGACCTCGGCGAGGTCCTGGAGACGGGTCTGTACAACCCCGAGCTCGCCGCCCAGGCTCCGGGCTGGGCCGACGAGCTGGCCGGAGGTCACACCCCGGAGACCGAGGAGTACGGGATCCGCAGCGTCACGTACCGGGCGTCCCGCCCGTTCCACCCCGTCCGGCTCGAGCAGGCGTTGGGGCAGTTCACCGGACTGCTGCGCAGCAAGGGTTTCTGTTGGATCGCGAGCCGTCCCGACCTCGCGGCGATCTGGTCGCAGGCCGGTCCCAATCTGGTGATCGAGCCGGCGCAGCTGTGGACGTCGACCGAGGAGACACCCGGACAGGAGATCGTCTTCATCGGTGTGCGACTCGATCCGGACGGGCCCGCCCGCATCCTCGATCGTGCGCTGCTCACCGACGACGAACTGGCGGCAGGGCGCACCGCGTGGACCCGTTTCGAAGACCCCCTACCCGCGTGGGAGCCGGTGCACGACCACTAG
- a CDS encoding recombinase family protein, with product MLLGYARVSTADQNPEHQIDALRRAGVAAADIHVDHAGGAKASRPQLDLVLQRLREDDVLVITRLDRLGRSMLHLITLGADLRERGIGLKVLEQGIDTATAEDRAMFGMLSVLAEFQRELIAANTRDGLAAARARGRKGGRPSKLSSDQIALAQRLYDAGEHTVAQIADMLKVPRTTVYGHLSKEKKTRSVHAAPPEPSPPLRSSRICPTCGHEPTTRAEAAHQRADLAVDWLHLDPDRPGQLTIRHHCRHCEPDQPAVDIACTVCGDGPILTGPSAAPMESGALPDSILRWLTAADWDTVPALRCPDHVIQ from the coding sequence ATGTTGCTTGGCTATGCACGTGTATCGACTGCAGACCAGAATCCCGAGCATCAAATCGACGCACTGCGCCGCGCCGGAGTGGCGGCCGCGGACATCCACGTCGACCATGCGGGTGGGGCGAAGGCATCACGGCCGCAGCTGGATCTGGTGCTGCAGCGGCTCCGCGAGGACGACGTCCTGGTGATCACCAGGTTGGACCGGCTGGGCCGGTCGATGCTGCACCTGATCACCCTCGGCGCCGACCTGCGCGAGCGGGGCATCGGTCTGAAGGTGCTCGAGCAGGGCATCGACACCGCCACTGCCGAGGACCGCGCCATGTTCGGGATGTTGTCGGTCCTGGCAGAATTCCAACGCGAGCTGATCGCCGCGAACACCCGCGACGGCCTGGCCGCCGCCCGGGCCCGCGGCCGCAAGGGTGGCCGCCCGTCGAAGCTCAGCTCCGACCAGATCGCGCTCGCGCAACGCCTGTACGACGCAGGCGAACACACCGTCGCGCAGATCGCGGACATGCTGAAAGTGCCGCGCACCACCGTGTACGGGCACCTGAGCAAGGAAAAGAAGACCCGATCGGTGCACGCGGCGCCGCCCGAACCTTCGCCGCCTCTACGGTCCTCGCGCATCTGCCCGACGTGCGGGCACGAGCCCACCACTCGCGCCGAGGCCGCGCATCAACGCGCCGACCTCGCGGTGGATTGGCTGCACCTGGATCCGGACAGGCCCGGACAGCTGACCATCAGACACCACTGCCGCCATTGCGAACCCGATCAGCCCGCCGTCGACATCGCCTGCACCGTCTGTGGTGACGGCCCCATCCTCACCGGACCGTCCGCCGCACCCATGGAGAGCGGTGCGCTTCCCGATTCGATTCTCCGGTGGCTGACCGCCGCCGACTGGGACACCGTGCCCGCACTGCGGTGCCCCGATCACGTAATCCAATAG
- a CDS encoding ribbon-helix-helix domain-containing protein yields MAEETINGAPVTDGMIQKWADEAEAGYDVEKLRKRGRPTVGEGPGAVVPVRMDEALLKALNARAEQEHVSRSEAIREAVRAWTQVA; encoded by the coding sequence ATGGCTGAGGAGACGATCAACGGAGCGCCCGTCACGGACGGGATGATCCAGAAGTGGGCAGACGAGGCCGAGGCCGGTTACGACGTCGAAAAGTTGCGCAAACGCGGCCGGCCGACCGTGGGGGAAGGCCCCGGCGCGGTGGTGCCGGTACGGATGGACGAGGCATTGCTGAAGGCCTTGAACGCCCGTGCCGAGCAGGAGCATGTTTCCCGCTCCGAGGCGATTCGAGAAGCGGTGCGTGCCTGGACCCAGGTCGCGTGA
- a CDS encoding histidine phosphatase family protein, which produces MTDTVQRVYLARHGQTALNADGRLRGLADPPLDDVGRAEARRLAVLLATKHPAVVISSPLRRAVATAEEIADAANTAVLVDDRLNDRDYGPWTGAVKADVIDEFGSVDAAPGVESADALSDRVLAAFRALVAEADTWPVVLVSHDAVNRALLACLDPTLVDIGQRTACWNELTHRAGTWHVDLYDQKPP; this is translated from the coding sequence ATGACCGACACAGTGCAGCGGGTGTATCTGGCCCGGCACGGCCAAACAGCCCTCAACGCCGACGGTCGCCTGCGCGGCCTCGCCGACCCACCCCTGGACGACGTGGGCCGCGCCGAAGCGCGCCGGCTGGCCGTCCTGCTCGCGACGAAACACCCGGCCGTGGTCATCTCCAGTCCCCTGCGGCGGGCCGTGGCGACCGCCGAGGAAATCGCGGACGCCGCCAACACGGCGGTCCTGGTCGACGACCGGCTCAACGACCGCGACTACGGGCCCTGGACCGGAGCCGTGAAGGCAGACGTCATCGATGAGTTCGGCAGCGTCGACGCCGCCCCAGGAGTCGAGAGCGCCGACGCTCTGTCCGACCGCGTCCTGGCCGCGTTCCGTGCTCTGGTCGCCGAGGCCGACACCTGGCCCGTGGTGCTGGTCTCGCACGACGCGGTCAACCGGGCACTGCTGGCTTGCCTCGACCCCACTCTCGTCGACATAGGCCAGCGCACTGCCTGCTGGAACGAACTCACCCACCGCGCCGGCACCTGGCACGTCGACCTCTACGACCAGAAACCGCCCTGA
- a CDS encoding metallophosphoesterase produces the protein MTLHRHNPRFLRTPKRVALAGDWHANTDYAVEAIAHARRRNADVVIHLGDFGFHFKRDYLNALDRALAQHDLVLGFVDGNHENFDWLLAQPVAADGLRYLRQRIVHLPRGKRWRWGNTRCLAVGGAHSIDSFLRTPQVTWWPQEEITAEQARSITDGGPGVDAMFCHDCPAGIAVPGMERDRYGFPAEAVAASERHRQVLRGIVDGVRPTRLWHGHFHHRYQAVLDGDGYRSVIDGLGRDKDPIDNNMVVVNLAALGNHQAASRDGQIRAEHAMLSPDEEGEPPTLSVLLG, from the coding sequence ATGACCCTCCACCGACACAACCCACGATTTCTACGCACCCCGAAGCGGGTGGCGCTGGCCGGGGATTGGCACGCCAACACCGACTACGCGGTGGAAGCCATCGCGCACGCCCGCAGGCGCAACGCCGATGTGGTGATTCATCTCGGTGACTTCGGGTTCCACTTCAAGCGCGACTATCTGAACGCGCTCGACCGCGCCCTCGCCCAGCATGATCTGGTGCTCGGATTCGTCGATGGCAACCACGAGAACTTCGACTGGCTGCTGGCCCAGCCGGTGGCCGCGGACGGGTTGCGGTACCTGCGGCAGCGGATCGTGCACCTGCCGCGGGGCAAGCGGTGGCGGTGGGGGAACACCCGGTGCCTGGCCGTCGGCGGTGCGCATTCGATCGACAGTTTCCTGCGGACCCCGCAGGTGACGTGGTGGCCGCAGGAGGAGATCACCGCAGAGCAGGCTCGCAGCATCACCGACGGTGGTCCGGGGGTGGATGCGATGTTCTGCCACGATTGCCCGGCGGGGATCGCGGTTCCAGGGATGGAGCGGGACCGATACGGGTTCCCGGCCGAGGCGGTCGCCGCCTCCGAACGCCACCGTCAGGTGTTGCGCGGAATCGTCGACGGTGTGCGGCCGACCCGGTTGTGGCACGGTCATTTCCACCACCGCTATCAGGCGGTCCTCGACGGCGATGGATACCGGAGCGTGATCGACGGCCTCGGCCGGGACAAGGACCCGATCGACAACAACATGGTCGTGGTGAACCTCGCTGCCCTCGGCAACCATCAGGCGGCCTCACGCGATGGGCAAATCCGAGCGGAACACGCAATGCTGTCCCCCGATGAGGAGGGCGAGCCCCCGACGCTGTCGGTCCTACTCGGATGA
- a CDS encoding PAS and ANTAR domain-containing protein: protein MSDLDEVVGAGAPRRVGSFRFFLDGHRWEWSDTVAAIHGYTPGQVTPTTELMLSHKHPDDHPQVAALFDKMIADGQPFSSRHRILDTSGRIHHVLVVGDRMLDEHDQVIGTTGFYIDVTDLRDRDRRDMVDEMVADLEKSRAVIEQAKSMLMLAHTIPADHAVDILTWHSQQTNTKLRTVAEHLVATVTTTTVLPDDVRTRFDHLLLTTHRPHPK, encoded by the coding sequence ATGAGTGATCTCGACGAGGTCGTCGGGGCAGGCGCCCCGCGACGGGTGGGCAGTTTCCGGTTCTTCCTCGACGGTCACCGCTGGGAATGGTCCGACACCGTCGCCGCCATCCACGGCTACACCCCCGGGCAGGTCACCCCGACCACCGAACTGATGCTCTCCCACAAACACCCCGACGACCACCCGCAGGTCGCCGCCCTGTTCGACAAGATGATCGCCGACGGGCAACCGTTCAGCAGCCGGCACCGGATCCTCGACACCAGCGGCCGGATCCACCATGTCCTCGTCGTCGGCGATCGGATGCTCGACGAGCACGACCAGGTCATCGGCACGACCGGGTTCTACATCGACGTCACCGACCTCCGGGACCGGGACCGCCGCGACATGGTCGACGAAATGGTCGCCGACCTCGAAAAGTCCCGGGCGGTGATCGAGCAGGCCAAGAGCATGCTGATGCTCGCCCACACCATCCCCGCCGACCACGCCGTCGACATCCTCACCTGGCATTCCCAGCAGACCAACACCAAACTCCGCACCGTCGCCGAACACCTCGTCGCCACCGTCACCACTACCACCGTGCTCCCGGACGACGTACGGACCCGGTTCGACCACCTGCTGCTCACCACGCACCGCCCCCACCCCAAGTAG
- a CDS encoding ANTAR domain-containing response regulator, with protein MSVNGTDQMPLSEATRALETVTDALTMLREETAAQESLEDVLGRLAQTAAAAVPDADAVSVTHLDETGPRTVALTDDYAADIDDEQYAAHRGPCLQAAASRLPVRAVVGEHADRWPEFTAAARQAGIRAYLSVPLIIDTPGEGPGELVGSFNVYARTAVAFDPFDEKLMQLLTTAASAAIGNARRWRRAQQRVEQLTEALTSRADIDQAKGMMMVMHGIGAEEAFARLTVISQRTNTKVHRVAKDLIDKFSKPSSGSDPVTPARAEMRRSRGLTGGVRR; from the coding sequence ATGAGCGTGAACGGCACCGATCAGATGCCCCTGTCCGAGGCGACGCGCGCCCTCGAGACCGTCACCGATGCGCTGACGATGCTGCGGGAGGAGACCGCGGCGCAGGAGTCGCTCGAGGACGTGCTCGGGCGGCTGGCGCAGACCGCGGCCGCGGCGGTTCCGGACGCGGACGCGGTCAGCGTCACTCACCTCGACGAGACCGGCCCGCGCACCGTGGCCCTGACCGACGACTACGCCGCCGACATCGACGATGAGCAGTACGCCGCGCACCGCGGTCCGTGCCTACAGGCCGCGGCGTCGCGACTGCCGGTCCGCGCCGTGGTCGGTGAACACGCGGACCGGTGGCCGGAATTCACCGCTGCCGCCCGACAGGCGGGAATCCGGGCGTATCTGTCGGTGCCGTTGATCATCGACACCCCCGGGGAGGGCCCCGGGGAGTTGGTGGGTTCGTTCAATGTCTATGCCCGCACCGCGGTGGCGTTCGATCCGTTCGACGAGAAGTTGATGCAGCTGCTGACCACCGCCGCGTCGGCTGCGATCGGCAATGCCCGCCGGTGGCGGCGCGCACAGCAGCGGGTCGAGCAGCTCACCGAGGCGCTGACCTCTCGGGCGGACATCGACCAGGCCAAGGGGATGATGATGGTGATGCACGGCATCGGGGCCGAGGAGGCCTTCGCCCGGTTGACCGTGATCTCCCAACGCACCAACACCAAGGTTCATCGCGTCGCCAAGGACCTCATCGACAAATTCAGCAAACCCTCATCGGGCTCCGACCCGGTGACACCCGCGCGCGCCGAGATGCGGCGATCTCGTGGATTGACGGGTGGGGTCCGGCGGTAG
- a CDS encoding MerR family transcriptional regulator, with the protein MSEESERKNPQSPSVRGVYGISVAAELSGFGVAALRLYEEYGLITPGRTDGGTRRYSDYDLARLKRIAELIDAGVNLVGIGRVLDLETRTGELERDNLRLEADNAQLRAEQSPAPAPETGSGPAADEDDLGQDRPTGDPASKKEAGRAGRRRRPAAGQRTRLRDGSVRERATGDTH; encoded by the coding sequence ATGTCCGAAGAATCCGAACGGAAGAACCCCCAATCACCATCGGTGCGTGGGGTTTACGGCATCTCGGTGGCCGCCGAGCTGTCCGGGTTCGGGGTCGCGGCGCTGCGCCTGTATGAGGAGTACGGGCTGATCACCCCGGGCCGCACCGACGGCGGCACCCGCCGCTACAGCGACTACGACCTGGCCCGGCTCAAACGCATCGCCGAACTCATCGACGCCGGAGTCAATCTCGTCGGCATCGGCCGAGTCCTCGACCTCGAAACCCGTACCGGTGAACTCGAACGCGACAACCTCCGACTGGAAGCGGACAACGCCCAACTCCGCGCCGAACAATCCCCGGCCCCGGCACCAGAGACCGGTTCTGGCCCCGCTGCCGACGAGGACGATCTCGGCCAGGACCGACCCACAGGTGATCCAGCATCGAAGAAGGAGGCCGGCCGTGCTGGGCGCCGGCGGCGCCCGGCCGCCGGGCAGCGAACGCGTCTGCGGGACGGATCAGTCCGGGAACGCGCCACCGGCGACACCCACTGA
- a CDS encoding Hsp20/alpha crystallin family protein, translating into MLMRTDPFRDLDRLTQQILGTAARPAVMPMDAWREEDRFVVEFDLPGVDVDSLDLDVEKNTLTVRAERVALDEDREMVAAERPRGVFSRQLFLGENLDVDKIEANYDAGVLRLTIPIAEKAKPRKIEIGSNGHSDRKAVGA; encoded by the coding sequence ATGTTGATGCGCACGGATCCGTTCCGTGATCTCGACCGTCTGACGCAGCAGATCCTCGGTACCGCGGCCCGTCCGGCGGTGATGCCGATGGACGCCTGGCGCGAAGAGGACCGGTTCGTGGTGGAGTTCGATCTCCCCGGAGTCGACGTCGACTCGCTGGATCTGGACGTCGAGAAGAACACGCTGACGGTGCGCGCCGAACGGGTCGCACTGGACGAGGACCGGGAGATGGTCGCCGCCGAGCGTCCCCGCGGGGTGTTCAGCCGACAGCTGTTCCTCGGTGAGAATCTCGATGTCGACAAGATCGAGGCGAACTACGACGCCGGTGTGCTGCGGTTGACGATCCCGATCGCGGAGAAGGCCAAGCCCCGCAAGATCGAGATCGGCAGCAACGGTCATTCCGACAGGAAGGCCGTAGGCGCCTGA
- a CDS encoding J domain-containing protein, giving the protein MTTEQDPYRVLGLSPSASQAEIASAYRRLLRQHHPDTRTGDPVTDPPADEHLQQVLSAYALLRDPQARAAHHRAAAERDAAERAAERAAAAERAADEPQPRPRRPPPSPAPPRTRVVVVGDTPPPCHPPATGLWVGPVRRHR; this is encoded by the coding sequence ATGACCACCGAGCAGGATCCGTATCGGGTGCTGGGCCTGTCTCCGTCGGCGTCGCAGGCCGAGATCGCCAGCGCCTACCGGCGGCTGTTGCGCCAGCACCACCCCGACACCCGCACCGGCGACCCGGTAACCGACCCGCCGGCGGATGAGCATCTCCAGCAGGTCCTGTCCGCCTACGCCCTGCTGCGCGACCCCCAGGCACGGGCCGCCCACCACCGGGCAGCGGCCGAACGGGACGCCGCCGAACGAGCGGCCGAGCGGGCAGCAGCAGCCGAGCGGGCGGCCGACGAACCCCAGCCTCGGCCCCGGCGACCGCCGCCGTCCCCGGCCCCGCCGCGCACCCGCGTGGTCGTCGTGGGCGACACCCCGCCCCCGTGCCACCCCCCGGCGACCGGCCTGTGGGTCGGACCGGTGCGGCGACACCGCTGA
- a CDS encoding DUF2267 domain-containing protein — MQKGHTVMDDTEFLSRVREYGEYDSLGEATRVTTVVLRKLGARLSPGKVRALAAQLPPLAGEALGPVEDGRSAPAFGVEEFRHRIAQALDAHPTTAEWDTSAVLSTVAQAVDDNCLRTVLGSLPEGFAPLFGRTETV; from the coding sequence ATGCAGAAAGGACACACGGTGATGGACGACACCGAATTCCTGTCACGGGTCCGCGAATACGGAGAGTACGACAGCCTGGGCGAGGCCACTCGGGTGACGACGGTGGTGCTCCGAAAACTCGGGGCGCGGCTGTCGCCCGGCAAGGTGCGCGCCCTGGCCGCGCAGCTCCCGCCCCTGGCGGGCGAGGCACTCGGCCCGGTCGAGGACGGACGGTCCGCACCCGCCTTCGGGGTCGAGGAGTTCCGCCACCGGATCGCCCAAGCCCTCGATGCTCACCCCACCACCGCCGAATGGGACACCAGCGCGGTGCTGTCCACGGTGGCCCAGGCGGTCGACGACAACTGCCTACGCACCGTCCTGGGTTCTCTGCCCGAGGGTTTCGCGCCACTGTTCGGCCGGACCGAAACGGTGTGA